A DNA window from Pseudorasbora parva isolate DD20220531a chromosome 19, ASM2467924v1, whole genome shotgun sequence contains the following coding sequences:
- the bloc1s4 gene encoding biogenesis of lysosome-related organelles complex 1 subunit 4, with protein MEHRFDRAAAVLSPLEESSAEVSRDSGIVSQSASSLSMVSEALSSGTVSQSPSFGAAVAQSPISASGETQDQGEPEQTQDDELLRHTAITYSSYIRANVEEEVLCLDKSLEEMLTRVDEFVGMLDMIRNDTSQVVNENLPQIQRKSEEMREIYRKIDKLEGFVKMVGANVSAMEEQVTEVEGEVGTLPGAFKKIFRTMAVPGFLNKPASPRRQSQRHQELPGVFRTEDYFKPQSEQ; from the exons ATGGAGCATCGCTTTGACAGGGCAGCAGCTGTGCTGTCACCGCTGGAGGAGTCCAGCGCAGAGGTGAGCAGAGACAGCGGCATCGTGTCCCAAAGCGCCAGCAGCTTATCTATGGTGAGTGAGGCCCTGAGCAGCGGTACCGTGTCTCAGAGCCCGAGCTTTGGCGCTGCAGTGGCCCAAAGCCCGATCTCAGCATCCGGAGAAACCCAGGACCAGGGCGAGCCGGAGCAGACACAAGACGACGAGCTACTGAGACACACGGCCATCACATACTCCTCTTATATCAGAGCCAACGTTGAGGAAGAG GTCCTGTGCTTGGACAAAAGCCTGGAAGAAATGCTAACAAGAGTTGATGAGTTTGTTGGTATGCTTGATATG ATCCGAAATGACACCTCACAGGTGGTCAATGAGAACCTACCACAGATACAAAGAAAATCAGAAGAGATGAGAGAGATTTACCGAAAAATTGACAAATTGGAG GGCTTTGTCAAAATGGTTGGAGCAAATGTCAGTGCAATGGAAGAACAAGTAACTGAAGTAGAAGGTGAAGTTGGAACCCTACCAGGCGCCTTCAAAAAGATCTTTCGCACAATGGCCGTACCAGGTTTTTTAAAT aaACCTGCTAGCCCAAGAAGGCAATCACAAAGACATCAAGAGCTTCCCGGTGTTTTTAGAACAGAAGATTATTTCAAACCTCAGTCTGAGCAGTAA